The Kineothrix sp. MB12-C1 genome includes a window with the following:
- the buk gene encoding butyrate kinase, giving the protein MSIKSLIINPGSTSTKIGVFEDETLLFEETLRHSTEEISKYASIVDQKDFRKQIILDLMNEKNFDMKSLNVVVGRGGMLKPIPSGTYAVTDDLLHDLIIGKQGQHASNLGGILAREIADTIDVPSYIVDPVVVDEMMPIARYSGVPELPRTSVFHALNQKAVAKRYAKETGKPYDSLNLIVVHMGGGVSVGAHEKGKVVDIFNALDGDGAFSPERAGAVPSGALIKMCFSGKYTESEIYKKIVGGGGFNAYMGTNDMRDVEALVAKGDKEASLIREAFLLQVAKDIGSMACVLNGKVDQIIITGGIAYNKGVTDRLTERAGFIAPITIYPGEDELLALVQGAMRVMSGEEKVMEY; this is encoded by the coding sequence ATGTCAATCAAAAGTTTAATTATCAATCCCGGCTCAACCTCCACTAAAATTGGTGTATTTGAAGACGAAACCTTACTGTTCGAAGAAACACTCAGACATTCCACAGAAGAAATTTCCAAATATGCTTCCATCGTAGACCAAAAAGACTTCCGTAAGCAGATTATTCTCGACTTAATGAATGAGAAAAATTTCGACATGAAGTCCTTAAATGTTGTCGTAGGACGCGGTGGTATGTTAAAGCCGATTCCCAGTGGTACCTATGCAGTTACCGACGATCTTCTGCATGATCTGATAATCGGAAAACAAGGACAGCATGCGTCCAATCTCGGCGGTATTCTTGCAAGAGAGATTGCTGATACCATCGATGTTCCCTCTTATATTGTAGACCCTGTAGTCGTAGATGAAATGATGCCTATCGCCAGATATTCAGGCGTTCCCGAACTTCCACGTACCAGCGTGTTCCATGCGTTGAATCAGAAGGCAGTAGCGAAGCGCTATGCCAAGGAAACCGGTAAACCTTATGATTCCTTGAATCTTATCGTTGTACATATGGGAGGAGGTGTTTCCGTAGGTGCCCATGAGAAGGGAAAGGTTGTGGATATTTTCAACGCTCTCGATGGAGATGGTGCTTTCTCACCGGAAAGAGCCGGTGCGGTCCCCTCCGGTGCCCTCATTAAAATGTGCTTCTCCGGCAAATACACGGAAAGTGAAATCTACAAGAAAATCGTAGGCGGCGGTGGTTTCAACGCCTATATGGGTACGAACGATATGAGGGATGTGGAAGCTCTTGTCGCAAAAGGCGATAAAGAAGCATCTTTGATTCGCGAAGCTTTCCTCTTACAGGTTGCTAAGGATATCGGTTCTATGGCCTGCGTTCTAAACGGCAAGGTGGATCAAATCATCATTACCGGCGGTATCGCTTATAACAAGGGTGTTACCGATCGACTTACTGAGAGAGCCGGCTTCATCGCTCCTATTACCATTTATCCCGGTGAAGATGAGCTGCTTGCGCTTGTTCAAGGTGCTATGCGCGTAATGTCAGGCGAAGAAAAAGTAATGGAATACTAA
- a CDS encoding DUF975 family protein has protein sequence MNHYKSSAELKAMAKEQLFGKYSTAVGAFLATTAITLFMASIPAFMIPQGSIIYRIIYYMVSFIISLFTGIFSSGLAFFYLKIACGQPVSVSDIFFGFRLHPDKALLIQLVLTAASYLCTVPALIFQWLYFNGGNVFYMLFMSISFVIGTAILIFVSLLFSQAFYLLQDFPEYQTKELLKMSRHMMKGHKGRLFYIELSFIPLFLLGILSCCIAFLWIIPYMNATMANFYMDLVKNQSPSQRN, from the coding sequence ATGAACCACTACAAATCTTCTGCCGAGCTGAAAGCTATGGCAAAAGAGCAGCTATTCGGAAAATATTCCACTGCGGTAGGCGCCTTTTTAGCCACGACTGCTATTACCCTCTTTATGGCATCCATTCCAGCCTTTATGATTCCTCAAGGTTCCATTATTTATCGGATTATTTATTATATGGTTTCTTTTATTATCAGCCTATTCACCGGAATCTTTTCATCGGGGCTCGCTTTCTTCTATTTGAAGATTGCCTGCGGACAGCCGGTTTCCGTCTCTGATATCTTCTTCGGTTTCCGCCTGCATCCTGATAAGGCGTTGCTCATCCAGCTCGTGCTCACCGCTGCATCTTACTTATGCACCGTACCTGCACTTATATTCCAGTGGCTATACTTCAATGGTGGGAATGTATTCTATATGCTCTTTATGTCCATTTCCTTCGTTATAGGAACGGCAATTTTGATTTTTGTAAGCCTTTTATTTTCCCAGGCTTTTTATTTACTTCAGGACTTTCCCGAATACCAGACGAAAGAACTTCTGAAAATGAGCCGGCATATGATGAAAGGGCATAAAGGCCGCCTGTTTTACATAGAACTTAGCTTTATTCCATTGTTCTTATTAGGCATTCTCTCTTGCTGTATCGCTTTTTTATGGATTATTCCATATATGAATGCCACTATGGCAAACTTCTATATGGATTTGGTAAAAAACCAATCCCCTTCGCAAAGAAATTAG
- the ptb gene encoding phosphate butyryltransferase gives MSRTFNELISRLNDIPMKKVSVAVAQDSAVLEAVRTAKDRKIADAILVGDETKIKEVAANAGIDINDFTLVHVADDMEAALTAVKLVHDGEADMYMKGLIDTKNFLKSVLDKEVGLRTGKPLSHVCVFDVEGIDHLLFLTDVAFIPYPTLEDKANIINNTLEITTACGIECPKVAPLAAVEVVNPKMPATVEAAELTQMNKDGKITGCIVDGPLSLDLAIDAEAAKHKGATDRLIQGDADILLFPDIHAGNLVYKAMVHTANLKNGNILTGTKAPVILTSRSDSMEVKVNSLALGAIVADSLK, from the coding sequence ATGAGTAGAACATTTAATGAATTAATCTCCAGATTAAACGACATTCCTATGAAAAAAGTATCCGTCGCTGTGGCGCAGGATTCTGCCGTTTTAGAGGCGGTAAGAACGGCTAAGGACAGAAAGATCGCAGACGCTATCTTAGTTGGTGATGAAACAAAGATTAAGGAAGTGGCCGCAAACGCAGGCATTGATATTAACGATTTTACTCTCGTGCATGTAGCGGATGATATGGAGGCTGCCCTTACTGCCGTTAAGCTCGTACATGACGGCGAAGCGGATATGTACATGAAAGGCCTGATCGATACGAAGAACTTCTTAAAAAGCGTTCTTGACAAAGAAGTCGGACTCAGAACGGGCAAACCATTATCTCACGTATGTGTTTTCGACGTGGAGGGAATCGATCATCTCTTATTCCTGACTGACGTTGCTTTCATTCCTTATCCGACTCTGGAAGATAAGGCAAATATTATTAACAATACATTGGAAATTACAACAGCTTGCGGTATCGAATGTCCGAAGGTGGCCCCTCTTGCTGCTGTAGAAGTAGTAAATCCTAAAATGCCCGCAACCGTAGAGGCTGCTGAATTAACCCAAATGAATAAGGATGGTAAAATCACCGGTTGTATCGTGGATGGTCCTCTTTCTCTGGATCTTGCCATCGATGCAGAGGCTGCAAAACATAAAGGAGCTACCGATCGTCTTATCCAAGGCGATGCGGATATCCTTCTTTTCCCCGATATCCATGCGGGTAACCTGGTATATAAGGCTATGGTTCATACCGCTAACTTGAAAAACGGCAATATCCTGACAGGAACAAAGGCACCTGTTATCCTGACCTCTCGTTCCGACTCCATGGAAGTAAAAGTAAATTCCCTTGCTCTTGGCGCAATTGTTGCAGATTCTCTAAAATAA
- a CDS encoding Tex family protein, producing MDIIIKLKEELNVEKWQVEAAVKLIDEGNTIPFISRYRKEVTGSLNDEVLRDLHERLIYLRNLEEKKEQVIGSIEEQGKLTEELREKILAAQTLVVVEDLYRPYRPKRKTRASIAKEKGLEGLALWIWKQEGETSLEEEAAKYVSEEKEVNSVPEAIQGAKDIIAESISDEADYRIYIRDITMEEGKITSIAKDEKAESVFEMYYDYEEPLKKVAGHRVLALNRGESEKILTVKVVAPEERILQFLAKKTITSDNEVTEPVLRDVIEDSYRRLIAPAIEREIRNELTEKAEDGAISVFGKNLEQLLMQPPIAGKVVLGWDPAFRTGCKLAVVDETGKVLATKVIYPTAPQNKVEEAKRELKKIIKTYGVSLISVGNGTASRESEQIIVELIKELDVPVQYIIVNEAGASVYSASKLATEEFPNFDVGQRSAASIARRLQDPLAELVKIDPKSIGVGQYQHDMNQKKLSGALSGVVEDCVNRVGVDLNTASASLLEYISGITKVIAKNIVDYRENNGRFTNRKQLLKVAKLGPKAFEQCAGFMRIPDGENPLDATSVHPESYEAALKLLDKLGLTMGDIKEAQKKAASEKGKVKKEVKQERQPKQKKVVIRNTDTAMGKALAAAMGTSTVLKESEKVVGLAAQESGTAVSSLERKVKDKNKLAQELGIGEITLTDILKELEKPARDPRDNMPAPILRDDVLEMKDLKPGMVLKGTVRNVIDFGAFVDIGVHQDGLVHISQITDRFIKHPLEAVSVGDIVDVQVLAVEVPKKRISLTMKIKKEK from the coding sequence ATGGATATTATTATAAAATTGAAAGAAGAGCTTAACGTAGAAAAATGGCAGGTGGAAGCTGCTGTCAAATTAATTGATGAGGGAAACACCATTCCTTTTATATCCAGATACCGTAAAGAGGTAACAGGATCCTTGAATGATGAAGTGCTGCGTGATTTGCATGAGAGACTTATTTATCTCCGTAATCTGGAAGAGAAGAAAGAACAAGTGATCGGAAGCATAGAAGAACAGGGCAAGTTGACGGAGGAATTAAGGGAGAAGATTCTTGCAGCGCAGACCCTTGTTGTAGTGGAAGATTTGTACCGTCCTTACCGTCCGAAGAGGAAGACGAGAGCGAGCATCGCTAAGGAAAAAGGCCTGGAGGGACTGGCATTGTGGATATGGAAGCAGGAAGGCGAAACTTCTTTAGAAGAGGAAGCTGCGAAATACGTAAGCGAAGAAAAGGAAGTAAACTCTGTTCCTGAGGCAATACAGGGAGCCAAGGATATTATTGCGGAAAGCATTTCCGATGAAGCGGACTATCGTATTTATATTCGTGATATTACAATGGAAGAAGGTAAGATTACGAGCATAGCCAAGGACGAGAAGGCTGAAAGCGTATTTGAAATGTATTACGATTATGAAGAACCCTTGAAAAAGGTAGCGGGTCATCGTGTGCTCGCTTTAAATCGCGGGGAAAGTGAGAAAATACTCACTGTAAAAGTGGTTGCGCCCGAGGAGCGCATCTTGCAGTTTCTGGCGAAAAAGACGATTACCTCCGATAATGAGGTGACGGAACCGGTGCTAAGAGATGTAATCGAAGACAGCTACCGCCGGCTGATTGCACCGGCAATTGAAAGAGAGATACGCAATGAATTGACGGAAAAGGCTGAAGATGGAGCAATTTCTGTATTTGGCAAGAACTTAGAACAGCTTCTTATGCAGCCTCCTATTGCAGGAAAGGTAGTTCTTGGCTGGGACCCTGCATTCCGTACCGGATGTAAACTGGCAGTAGTGGATGAGACGGGAAAAGTATTGGCAACGAAGGTCATATACCCTACAGCGCCTCAGAATAAGGTGGAGGAAGCGAAGAGGGAGCTTAAGAAAATCATCAAAACTTACGGGGTATCTTTAATTTCGGTAGGAAACGGCACTGCTTCCAGAGAGTCGGAGCAGATTATCGTGGAGCTGATTAAGGAATTGGATGTGCCTGTGCAATATATTATCGTAAATGAAGCAGGTGCTTCTGTTTATTCCGCGAGCAAGCTCGCTACAGAAGAATTCCCCAACTTCGATGTGGGACAAAGAAGTGCGGCCTCTATTGCGAGAAGATTACAAGATCCGTTGGCAGAATTGGTAAAAATTGACCCCAAGTCTATCGGAGTAGGGCAGTATCAGCATGATATGAATCAGAAGAAACTGAGCGGTGCCTTAAGCGGTGTGGTAGAGGACTGCGTGAACCGCGTAGGTGTTGATTTGAATACAGCCTCCGCATCCTTACTGGAATATATATCGGGAATTACGAAAGTAATTGCGAAGAATATCGTAGATTATCGTGAAAACAACGGACGCTTTACCAATAGAAAGCAGCTTTTAAAGGTGGCTAAGCTGGGGCCGAAGGCCTTCGAACAATGTGCCGGTTTCATGCGTATTCCAGATGGTGAAAATCCTTTAGATGCAACGAGCGTTCATCCGGAATCCTATGAAGCAGCATTAAAGCTGTTGGACAAGCTGGGACTTACAATGGGTGATATAAAGGAAGCCCAAAAGAAAGCAGCATCTGAAAAGGGAAAAGTAAAAAAGGAAGTAAAGCAGGAAAGGCAGCCTAAGCAGAAGAAGGTAGTGATTCGTAATACGGATACTGCGATGGGCAAAGCGCTGGCAGCGGCTATGGGTACTTCTACAGTGTTGAAAGAGTCTGAAAAGGTAGTCGGCTTAGCGGCGCAAGAAAGTGGTACGGCCGTTAGTTCTTTAGAAAGAAAAGTGAAGGATAAAAATAAATTAGCACAGGAACTAGGCATTGGAGAAATTACGCTGACTGATATTTTGAAAGAATTGGAAAAGCCGGCCAGAGATCCTCGCGATAATATGCCCGCTCCTATCTTAAGAGATGATGTTCTGGAAATGAAGGACTTAAAGCCCGGTATGGTCCTAAAGGGAACCGTGAGAAATGTTATCGACTTCGGAGCTTTTGTAGATATCGGAGTACATCAGGACGGACTCGTGCATATATCCCAGATTACCGACCGATTCATCAAGCATCCCTTAGAAGCAGTGAGCGTAGGCGATATTGTGGATGTACAGGTACTTGCGGTGGAAGTACCGAAGAAAAGAATTTCCCTCACAATGAAAATCAAAAAAGAGAAGTAG
- the prfB gene encoding peptide chain release factor 2 (programmed frameshift): protein MVELDSMKTELQTYESPLAEVRDSLDLDHKQRRIEELEREMEAPAFWDEPDVSNKKMKELKSLKDVVDTINGLRSQYEDIETLIEMGYEEADPEMAAEIRTELDAFIDTFEAIRISTLLSGEYDKNNAILKLNAGAGGTESCDWCGMLYRMYTRWAERKGFSIDVLDYLDGDEAGIKSVTFQVNGENAYGYLKSEKGVHRLVRISPFNAQGKRQTSFVSLDVMPDIEDDMDIEINDDDLRIDTYRSSGAGGQHINKTSSAIRITHLPTGIVVQCQNERSQFQNKDKAMQMLKAKLYMLKQEENEQKLSGIRGEVKEIGWGNQIRSYVLQPYTMVKDHRTEAESGNADAVLDGGLDVFINAYLKWITTNRTK from the exons GTGGTAGAATTAGATTCTATGAAAACAGAATTGCAGACATATGAAAGTCCGCTTGCGGAAGTGAGGGATTCACTT GACTTAGATCATAAGCAAAGGAGAATCGAAGAATTAGAAAGAGAAATGGAGGCTCCCGCTTTCTGGGATGAACCTGATGTTTCCAATAAGAAAATGAAGGAACTGAAAAGTCTGAAAGATGTCGTAGATACGATAAACGGACTGAGAAGCCAATACGAAGATATCGAGACGTTAATCGAGATGGGTTATGAAGAAGCGGATCCTGAGATGGCAGCGGAGATTCGAACGGAGTTGGATGCTTTTATCGACACCTTTGAGGCGATTCGTATCAGTACCCTTCTTTCCGGAGAATATGATAAGAATAATGCGATCCTTAAGCTGAACGCGGGAGCGGGCGGTACGGAGAGTTGTGATTGGTGCGGTATGCTTTACCGCATGTACACGAGATGGGCGGAACGTAAGGGCTTTAGCATCGATGTACTCGACTACTTGGACGGAGATGAAGCGGGAATCAAATCTGTGACATTTCAGGTCAATGGTGAGAACGCTTATGGTTACTTGAAGTCGGAGAAAGGCGTACATCGTCTCGTTCGTATTTCACCTTTTAATGCGCAGGGAAAACGGCAGACTTCTTTTGTGTCTTTGGATGTTATGCCTGATATCGAAGATGATATGGATATTGAGATTAACGATGATGATTTACGTATCGATACCTATCGAAGCAGTGGTGCGGGCGGTCAGCACATTAACAAGACCTCTTCAGCCATTCGTATTACGCATCTTCCTACCGGTATTGTGGTGCAGTGTCAGAATGAGCGTTCTCAGTTCCAGAATAAGGACAAGGCGATGCAGATGCTGAAAGCTAAGCTATATATGCTTAAGCAGGAAGAAAATGAACAGAAGCTTTCCGGCATCCGTGGAGAGGTGAAGGAAATCGGCTGGGGCAATCAGATTCGTTCTTACGTACTGCAGCCGTACACGATGGTGAAGGATCATCGGACGGAAGCGGAATCCGGCAATGCGGATGCAGTCTTGGATGGTGGGTTGGATGTATTTATTAATGCCTACTTGAAATGGATTACTACTAACAGAACAAAATAA
- a CDS encoding glycoside hydrolase family 18 protein translates to MRERKLIGYCFTDTLGKMKKEDIEALDGVNIAFGLIKNGEAYWKEKTGKQDIARMRQMNPDIKVMLSIGGWEADGFSQAAETKEGRELFAASAVKLAEEYGFDGIDIDWEYPCSDKAGIRAIPEDKENFTLLLQELRDHLNRMEGYRTLSIAAGALKSYVENTHMKEVSELLDYVQLMTYDLYGGWDVVSGHHAGLYAPESGGVCSHEAVEFFAEAGVPYEKMVMGAAFYSRGWIGVKEAKAGSPVSGSGDIYSYSEICHLLETGKKKFEKLWDDKAKAAYLYNGSDFVSYEDERALEYKAEYVQDKNMYGMMYWEYGLDKTFTLTRFLRKCLDKK, encoded by the coding sequence ATGAGAGAGAGAAAATTAATCGGTTATTGCTTTACAGATACGTTGGGGAAGATGAAAAAAGAGGATATAGAGGCGCTGGACGGTGTCAATATTGCCTTTGGTCTGATTAAGAACGGGGAAGCTTACTGGAAGGAAAAGACCGGTAAGCAGGATATTGCGAGAATGAGGCAGATGAACCCGGATATTAAGGTGATGCTGTCCATTGGGGGCTGGGAAGCGGATGGCTTCTCACAGGCAGCAGAAACGAAGGAAGGAAGAGAGCTGTTCGCAGCATCAGCAGTTAAACTGGCGGAAGAATACGGCTTCGATGGGATCGATATTGACTGGGAATATCCTTGCTCCGATAAAGCCGGAATTCGTGCCATCCCGGAAGATAAGGAGAATTTCACCCTGCTTTTACAGGAACTTCGTGATCACTTGAACCGAATGGAAGGTTATCGGACTCTTTCGATTGCAGCAGGAGCGCTTAAGTCCTATGTGGAAAATACTCATATGAAAGAAGTGAGCGAGCTTCTCGACTACGTTCAGCTTATGACCTATGACCTTTATGGAGGATGGGATGTGGTGAGCGGTCATCATGCCGGCTTATACGCGCCCGAGTCAGGAGGAGTATGCAGTCATGAGGCGGTTGAATTCTTCGCTGAGGCAGGGGTACCTTATGAAAAGATGGTGATGGGTGCCGCTTTTTACAGCCGTGGATGGATCGGAGTGAAAGAAGCGAAGGCAGGAAGTCCGGTAAGTGGCAGTGGAGATATTTATTCCTACAGCGAGATATGTCATCTTCTTGAGACCGGAAAGAAGAAATTCGAGAAATTGTGGGATGATAAAGCGAAGGCAGCCTATTTGTATAACGGTTCTGATTTTGTTTCCTATGAAGATGAACGTGCTCTGGAATATAAAGCGGAATATGTACAGGATAAGAATATGTATGGAATGATGTATTGGGAATATGGCTTAGATAAGACCTTTACCTTGACTCGCTTCTTGCGCAAATGTCTGGATAAGAAATAA
- the secA gene encoding preprotein translocase subunit SecA → MNIVNKVFGTHSERELRRVEGIADVIENLRPSMKELSDEQLRDKTKEYKKRLQDGETLDDLLPEAFATIREAAKRVLNMEHYRVQLIGGIILHQGRIAEMKTGEGKTLVSTLPAYLEALAGKGVHVVTVNDYLAKRDAEWMGQVHEFLGLKVGVVLNDMKPEERREAYNCDITYVTNNELGFDYLRDNMVIYKEQLVLRDLHYAIIDEVDSVLVDEARTPLIISGQSGKSTKLYEACDVLARQLKRGEDMAELTKMDAIMGIEREETGDFIVNEKDKVVNLTAEGVAKVERFFQIENLADPDNLEIQHNINLALRAHNLMFRDQDYVVKDDQVLIVDEFTGRIMPGRRYSDGLHQAIEAKEHVKVKRESKTLATITFQNFFNKFEKKAGMTGTALTEEKEFRDIYGMDVIEIPTNRPVVRKDLQDAVYKTRKEKLHAIVEAVAAAHEKGQPVLVGTITIEASEELSKMLTKRGISHKVLNAKFHELEAEIVADAGMHGAVTIATNMAGRGTDIKLDDEAKAAGGLKIIGTERHESRRIDNQLRGRSGRQGDPGESKFYISLEDELMRLFGSERLISMFNTLGIPENQEIEHKSLTKAIESAQKKIENNNYGIRKNLLEYDQVMNEQREIIYEERRQVLSGQSMRDAIFKMITDIAENAVDTSISDDSDIDDWNFTELNTLLLPIIPLRPINTGRVLKPKKNSLKQQLKEEAVKLYESKEAEFPNPEAIREIERVILLKVIDRKWMDHIDDMDQLRQGVGLQAYGQRDPLVEYKLSGYEMFDEMAQNIKEETVRLLFHVRIEQKVEREQVAKVTGTNKDDSLPKGPVKREVAKVYPNDPCPCGSGKKYKQCHGRK, encoded by the coding sequence ATGAATATTGTTAATAAGGTTTTTGGAACTCACAGTGAGAGGGAATTAAGAAGAGTAGAAGGCATTGCGGATGTTATCGAGAATCTAAGACCCTCCATGAAGGAGCTGTCCGATGAGCAGTTGAGGGACAAGACAAAAGAGTACAAAAAACGTTTACAGGATGGAGAGACGTTAGATGACCTTCTGCCGGAGGCTTTTGCTACCATTAGAGAAGCTGCAAAAAGAGTGCTTAACATGGAACATTACCGCGTACAGCTTATCGGCGGTATTATTCTGCATCAGGGACGTATTGCCGAGATGAAAACAGGAGAAGGTAAGACGCTCGTTTCTACTTTGCCTGCTTATTTGGAGGCTCTGGCAGGAAAAGGTGTGCACGTAGTAACGGTTAACGATTACTTGGCGAAGCGAGATGCTGAGTGGATGGGACAAGTGCACGAATTCCTTGGACTGAAGGTGGGTGTTGTACTGAACGATATGAAGCCGGAAGAACGCAGAGAGGCATATAACTGCGATATTACGTATGTGACTAATAATGAACTCGGCTTTGATTATTTAAGAGATAATATGGTTATTTATAAAGAACAGCTCGTACTTCGCGATTTGCATTATGCGATTATCGATGAGGTGGACTCTGTACTTGTAGATGAGGCGAGAACTCCTCTTATCATTTCAGGACAGAGCGGTAAATCCACGAAGCTGTATGAGGCTTGTGATGTTCTTGCCAGGCAGTTAAAGCGAGGCGAGGATATGGCTGAGCTTACCAAGATGGATGCCATCATGGGAATAGAGCGGGAAGAAACAGGCGATTTCATCGTGAATGAGAAAGATAAAGTGGTGAACTTAACCGCAGAAGGCGTTGCTAAAGTAGAACGCTTCTTCCAGATTGAGAACTTGGCTGACCCGGATAATCTGGAGATTCAGCACAATATCAATTTGGCTCTTCGTGCGCATAATCTTATGTTCCGCGATCAAGACTATGTGGTAAAGGATGATCAGGTATTGATCGTCGATGAATTCACCGGACGTATTATGCCGGGACGCCGTTATTCCGATGGACTGCATCAGGCGATTGAAGCCAAAGAGCATGTGAAGGTGAAGAGAGAGAGTAAGACGCTTGCAACTATTACTTTCCAGAACTTCTTCAATAAATTCGAGAAGAAGGCAGGCATGACAGGTACGGCATTGACTGAGGAGAAGGAATTCCGCGATATTTATGGGATGGACGTTATTGAGATTCCTACGAATAGGCCTGTTGTCAGAAAAGACTTGCAGGATGCTGTATATAAGACGAGAAAAGAAAAGCTCCATGCCATTGTAGAGGCGGTAGCGGCAGCTCATGAAAAGGGACAGCCTGTCTTAGTTGGTACAATTACGATTGAAGCATCGGAGGAACTTAGTAAGATGCTGACAAAGCGCGGCATTTCCCATAAAGTATTGAATGCGAAGTTCCACGAACTGGAAGCAGAGATCGTTGCGGATGCCGGAATGCATGGTGCAGTAACGATTGCCACGAATATGGCAGGGCGTGGTACGGATATTAAGCTGGACGATGAAGCGAAAGCGGCAGGAGGACTTAAGATTATCGGTACTGAGCGCCATGAGTCGAGACGTATCGACAATCAGTTACGTGGACGTTCCGGCCGTCAGGGAGATCCGGGTGAATCCAAGTTCTATATTTCCCTGGAAGATGAGTTGATGCGTCTGTTCGGCTCTGAGCGGTTGATCAGCATGTTCAATACATTGGGTATTCCGGAGAATCAGGAAATCGAGCATAAATCTTTGACAAAGGCGATTGAATCCGCACAGAAGAAGATAGAGAACAATAACTATGGAATTCGGAAGAACCTATTAGAATATGATCAGGTGATGAACGAGCAGCGCGAGATTATCTATGAAGAGCGCCGACAGGTACTCAGCGGACAGAGCATGAGAGATGCTATCTTTAAGATGATAACTGATATTGCGGAAAATGCGGTAGATACGAGTATCAGTGATGATTCCGATATCGATGATTGGAACTTTACAGAATTGAATACATTGTTACTTCCTATTATACCTCTTCGTCCTATTAATACGGGACGTGTGTTGAAACCGAAGAAGAACAGCCTAAAGCAGCAGCTAAAGGAAGAAGCGGTGAAATTATACGAAAGTAAAGAAGCGGAATTCCCCAATCCGGAGGCGATTCGTGAAATCGAGCGTGTAATTCTTCTTAAAGTTATTGATAGAAAGTGGATGGATCATATCGATGATATGGATCAACTTCGTCAGGGCGTAGGACTTCAAGCTTATGGACAGAGAGATCCGCTTGTGGAATACAAATTAAGCGGTTATGAAATGTTCGATGAAATGGCGCAGAATATTAAGGAAGAAACCGTCCGCCTCCTGTTCCATGTAAGAATTGAGCAGAAGGTCGAGAGAGAACAGGTAGCGAAGGTAACAGGAACAAATAAGGATGACAGCTTGCCAAAAGGACCTGTTAAGCGTGAGGTGGCGAAGGTATACCCCAATGATCCCTGCCCTTGCGGAAGCGGTAAGAAATATAAGCAGTGCCATGGTCGTAAATAG